A single window of Oncorhynchus keta strain PuntledgeMale-10-30-2019 chromosome 34, Oket_V2, whole genome shotgun sequence DNA harbors:
- the LOC118367937 gene encoding peroxisomal carnitine O-octanoyltransferase-like isoform X14, whose protein sequence is MSLQAEFERVADDVKKVKSRPSDQELLDMYGLYKQAIFGDINIDKPGMLDMKGKAKWEAWDSRKVRPFATEEEYQVTAAVVKRFGEGIGKDLHQKLLQRARTRRNWLEEWWLNAAYLELRYPSQLNVNYGGPAPYLEHCWPPTEGVQLQRTSISMWHTLQYWDLLRTERQDPHKAGNVVLDMDQFRMLFCTCKVPGVTKDTIINYFKTESEGPCPSHVVVMCKGRFFSFDAVCDGHILTPPELLRQLTHVKQCCEGEPAGDGIAALTSEERTRWAKAREYLIGIDPANKTILETIQSSLFVVSLDDAKPYATAENYTTVSLEVLTGDPTIRWGDKSYNSLSFADGTFGSICDHAPFEGMVLVTHCYYVDQQLKATDGKWKGSETVRPMPLPEELVFTVDDRVRSDVAHAKQQYFETTQDLQVVCYAFTSFGKAAIKQRKLHPDTFIQLALQLAYYRQHGRLGSCYETAMTRRFYHGRTETMRPCTLEAQNWCHTMLLPAASAEAKRKALLLAFNKHNKLMAEAQNGKGFDRHLLGLYLIAKEEGLPMPDLFTDPLYSKSGGGGNFTLSTSLAGYTTVLGAVAPMVHHGYGFFYRINEDRIVASCSAWKSSPETDAETLFQNLVTSLHEMLHLATTAQL, encoded by the exons TGCGGCCGTTTGCTACAGAGGAGGAGTACCAGGTGACTGCAGCCGTAGTGAAGAGGTTTGGAGAGGGCATCGGCAAAGACCTGCACCAAAAACTACTGCAGAGAGCCAGGACACGCAGGAACTGG ttggaggagtggtggttgAATGCAGCCTATCTGGAATTGCGTTACCCCTCCCAGTTGAATGTGAACTACGGAGGTCCTGCACCCTACCTAGAGCACTGCTGGCCCCCTACAGAGGGagtacagctacagaggaccagcaTAAGCATGTGGCACACTCTACAGTACTGGGACCTGCTTCGCAC GGAGAGGCAGGACCCTCATAAAGCTGGTAATGTGGTGTTGGATATGGACCAGTTCAGAATGCTGTTCTGTACATGTAAAGTTCCTGGAGTCACCAAGGATACCATCATCAACTACTTTAAGACAG AGAGCGAGGGTCCATGCCCCTCCCACGTGGTGGTGATGTGTAAGGGGCGTTTCTTCTCGTTTGATGCAGTGTGTGACGGACACATTCTTACCCCTCCAGAGCTGCTCAG gcagctGACCCATGTAAAGCAGTGTTGTGAGGGGGAGCCTGCAGGTGACGGAATCGCCGCTCTCAcctcagaggagaggacacgctgggctaag gcCAGGGAGTATCTAATAGGTATAGATCCAGCCAATAAGACCATCTTAGAGACCATCCAGAGCAGTCTGTTTGTGGTTTCACTGGACGATGCTAAACCCTACGCTACTGCAGAGAACTACACAACA GTGTCCCTGGAGGTGCTGACAGGAGACCCCACCATCCGCTGGGGAGACAAGTCCTACAACTCCCTCTCCTTCGCCGACGGAACCTTCGGATCCATCTGTGAC CATGCCCCATTTGAAGGCATGGTGCTGGTAACTCACTGTTACTATGTGGATCAGCAACTCAAAGCTACAGACGGCAAGTGGAAG gGCTCTGAGACGGTGCGGCCTATGCCTCTTCCTGAAGAGTTGGTCTTCACTGTGGATGACAGGGTCAGGAGTGACGTTGCACATGCCAAGCAACAGTACTTTGAGact actCAGGACTTGCAGGTGGTGTGTTATGCGTTCACCTCGTTTGGGAAAGCAGCCATCAAACAGAGGAAGCTCCACCCAGACACCTTCATACAACTGGCCCTTCAACTGGCTTATTACAGACAGCATGGGAG GTTAGGTAGTTGCTATGAGACAGCGATGACCAGAAGGTTCTACCATGGCAGGACTGAGACCATGAGGCCCTGTACCCTGGAGGCACAGAACTGGTGCCATACCATGCTCCTCCCTGCAGCCAGC GCTGAGGCTAAGAGGAAAGCCCTGCTGCTGGCCTTCAACAAGCATAACAAACTGATGGCTGAGGCACAGAACGGAAAAGGTTTTGACAGACATCTCCTGGGCCTTTACCTGATCGCCAAGGAGGAGGGACTTCCTATGCCAGACCTTTTCACTGATCCACTGTATtccaagag tGGAGGCGGCGGTAACTTTACCCTGTCCACCAGTCTGGCTGGCTACACCACAGTCCTGGGAGCGGTTGCTCCCATGGTGCACCATGGCTACGGGTTCTTCTACCGCATCAATGAGGACAG GATCGTGGCTTCCTGTTCAGCGTGGAAGTCCAGTCCAGAGACAGATGCAGAGACACTGTTCCAGAACCTGGTTACCTCCCTACATGAGATGCTACATCTCGCTACCACAGCgcagctctaa
- the LOC118367937 gene encoding peroxisomal carnitine O-octanoyltransferase-like isoform X2: MTNQVSEFPTERTFQYQHSLPPLPVPSLEGSLAKYLDAVRPFATEEEYQVTAAVVKRFGEGIGKDLHQKLLQRARTRRNWLEEWWLNAAYLELRYPSQLNVNYGGPAPYLEHCWPPTEGVQLQRTSISMWHTLQYWDLLRTERQDPHKAGNVVLDMDQFRMLFCTCKVPGVTKDTIINYFKTESEGPCPSHVVVMCKGRFFSFDAVCDGHILTPPELLRQLTHVKQCCEGEPAGDGIAALTSEERTRWAKAREYLIGIDPANKTILETIQSSLFVVSLDDAKPYATAENYTTVSLEVLTGDPTIRWGDKSYNSLSFADGTFGSICDHAPFEGMVLVTHCYYVDQQLKATDGKWKGSETVRPMPLPEELVFTVDDRVRSDVAHAKQQYFETTQDLQVVCYAFTSFGKAAIKQRKLHPDTFIQLALQLAYYRQHGRLGSCYETAMTRRFYHGRTETMRPCTLEAQNWCHTMLLPAASAEAKRKALLLAFNKHNKLMAEAQNGKGFDRHLLGLYLIAKEEGLPMPDLFTDPLYSKSGGGGNFTLSTSLAGYTTVLGAVAPMVHHGYGFFYRINEDRIVASCSAWKSSPETDAETLFQNLVTSLHEMLHLATTAQL, encoded by the exons ATGACCAACCAGGTGTCAGAGTTCCCCACTGAGCGGACGTTCCAGTACCAGCAtagcctgcctcctctccctgtaCCGTCTCTAGAGGGGAGCCTCGCCAAGTACCTGGATGCAG TGCGGCCGTTTGCTACAGAGGAGGAGTACCAGGTGACTGCAGCCGTAGTGAAGAGGTTTGGAGAGGGCATCGGCAAAGACCTGCACCAAAAACTACTGCAGAGAGCCAGGACACGCAGGAACTGG ttggaggagtggtggttgAATGCAGCCTATCTGGAATTGCGTTACCCCTCCCAGTTGAATGTGAACTACGGAGGTCCTGCACCCTACCTAGAGCACTGCTGGCCCCCTACAGAGGGagtacagctacagaggaccagcaTAAGCATGTGGCACACTCTACAGTACTGGGACCTGCTTCGCAC GGAGAGGCAGGACCCTCATAAAGCTGGTAATGTGGTGTTGGATATGGACCAGTTCAGAATGCTGTTCTGTACATGTAAAGTTCCTGGAGTCACCAAGGATACCATCATCAACTACTTTAAGACAG AGAGCGAGGGTCCATGCCCCTCCCACGTGGTGGTGATGTGTAAGGGGCGTTTCTTCTCGTTTGATGCAGTGTGTGACGGACACATTCTTACCCCTCCAGAGCTGCTCAG gcagctGACCCATGTAAAGCAGTGTTGTGAGGGGGAGCCTGCAGGTGACGGAATCGCCGCTCTCAcctcagaggagaggacacgctgggctaag gcCAGGGAGTATCTAATAGGTATAGATCCAGCCAATAAGACCATCTTAGAGACCATCCAGAGCAGTCTGTTTGTGGTTTCACTGGACGATGCTAAACCCTACGCTACTGCAGAGAACTACACAACA GTGTCCCTGGAGGTGCTGACAGGAGACCCCACCATCCGCTGGGGAGACAAGTCCTACAACTCCCTCTCCTTCGCCGACGGAACCTTCGGATCCATCTGTGAC CATGCCCCATTTGAAGGCATGGTGCTGGTAACTCACTGTTACTATGTGGATCAGCAACTCAAAGCTACAGACGGCAAGTGGAAG gGCTCTGAGACGGTGCGGCCTATGCCTCTTCCTGAAGAGTTGGTCTTCACTGTGGATGACAGGGTCAGGAGTGACGTTGCACATGCCAAGCAACAGTACTTTGAGact actCAGGACTTGCAGGTGGTGTGTTATGCGTTCACCTCGTTTGGGAAAGCAGCCATCAAACAGAGGAAGCTCCACCCAGACACCTTCATACAACTGGCCCTTCAACTGGCTTATTACAGACAGCATGGGAG GTTAGGTAGTTGCTATGAGACAGCGATGACCAGAAGGTTCTACCATGGCAGGACTGAGACCATGAGGCCCTGTACCCTGGAGGCACAGAACTGGTGCCATACCATGCTCCTCCCTGCAGCCAGC GCTGAGGCTAAGAGGAAAGCCCTGCTGCTGGCCTTCAACAAGCATAACAAACTGATGGCTGAGGCACAGAACGGAAAAGGTTTTGACAGACATCTCCTGGGCCTTTACCTGATCGCCAAGGAGGAGGGACTTCCTATGCCAGACCTTTTCACTGATCCACTGTATtccaagag tGGAGGCGGCGGTAACTTTACCCTGTCCACCAGTCTGGCTGGCTACACCACAGTCCTGGGAGCGGTTGCTCCCATGGTGCACCATGGCTACGGGTTCTTCTACCGCATCAATGAGGACAG GATCGTGGCTTCCTGTTCAGCGTGGAAGTCCAGTCCAGAGACAGATGCAGAGACACTGTTCCAGAACCTGGTTACCTCCCTACATGAGATGCTACATCTCGCTACCACAGCgcagctctaa